One genomic region from bacterium encodes:
- the amrB gene encoding AmmeMemoRadiSam system protein B has protein sequence MNMVRLYLSHCLILLIVTVIGCKAGSVRPPAVAGAFYESFPPALDRQVENLLTKAVRPATTGLLVAAVSPHAGFVFSGSCAVSIYSLLSSGQYDRVIIMCPAHHVFVKGVSLPDPLLTAYSTPLGTVPIDREVCNALRDKPGFVTLPAAAVQEHAIEVQLPFLQKTLQSFRLVPLICGPEGQVDLGAVSAALVPCFGSNTLVIASSDFTHYGENYGFKPFVANIPERLQVWLKQSSERVAALDLKGFSAHCETTHDTICGEMPIKILVATLIGSGRNLSGQVLSQATSGELTGNFENSVSYAAIGFFSGNTVAAGLNQNRAGYKEGHIVKEHRSGGWTPGLTEAEKGTLFAIANDTLKWCVAGRHGKFDFTKYAITPLLKVEMATFVTLKIHGDLRGCIGSLAPVEPLYQSVHNNAVNAALRDPRFNPVEDRELPLIEVDVSVLSPIRDIPSIADFKIGQQGIILAKGRYRAVYLPEVATEQGWTMEETLASLSQKAGLRPDAWREGATFQVFESVVLSEK, from the coding sequence ATGAACATGGTCCGGTTATACCTAAGCCATTGTTTGATCCTTCTGATAGTGACGGTGATCGGTTGTAAGGCCGGTTCTGTGAGGCCTCCGGCAGTAGCCGGGGCCTTCTATGAAAGTTTTCCACCTGCCCTTGACCGGCAGGTGGAAAACTTGCTGACTAAGGCGGTGCGGCCCGCAACAACAGGGCTGTTGGTGGCGGCTGTGTCACCCCATGCTGGCTTTGTTTTTTCCGGTTCCTGCGCGGTAAGTATCTACAGCTTGCTGTCCAGTGGTCAGTATGACCGGGTCATTATCATGTGTCCCGCGCACCATGTTTTTGTCAAAGGGGTATCCCTGCCGGATCCGCTCCTGACCGCATACTCCACACCGCTGGGCACAGTGCCCATTGACCGTGAAGTGTGTAATGCCTTGCGAGATAAACCTGGCTTTGTGACCTTGCCAGCCGCTGCTGTCCAGGAACATGCCATTGAGGTGCAACTGCCTTTTTTACAGAAGACGCTCCAGTCGTTCCGGCTCGTGCCACTGATATGCGGGCCGGAAGGGCAGGTGGATTTAGGGGCTGTGAGTGCTGCGTTGGTTCCCTGTTTTGGGAGTAATACGCTCGTGATAGCCTCCTCTGATTTTACGCATTATGGCGAGAATTACGGGTTCAAACCATTTGTCGCTAATATCCCGGAACGCCTACAGGTCTGGTTGAAACAGTCCAGTGAACGGGTCGCGGCGTTAGATCTGAAAGGCTTTTCTGCTCATTGCGAAACCACCCATGATACGATTTGTGGTGAGATGCCCATCAAAATCCTGGTCGCGACGCTAATCGGTAGTGGTCGAAATCTCTCCGGTCAGGTACTGAGTCAGGCTACCTCGGGTGAATTGACGGGCAACTTTGAAAATTCAGTATCTTATGCGGCGATCGGGTTTTTCTCCGGCAATACGGTCGCAGCGGGTCTAAATCAGAATCGGGCCGGGTATAAGGAGGGCCATATCGTGAAAGAACATCGAAGTGGAGGGTGGACGCCGGGTTTGACGGAGGCCGAAAAGGGGACGCTCTTTGCCATTGCGAATGACACCTTGAAATGGTGCGTCGCCGGGCGGCATGGGAAATTTGATTTTACTAAATACGCCATAACCCCTCTGTTAAAGGTTGAGATGGCCACCTTTGTGACGCTTAAAATTCACGGTGACCTCAGGGGCTGTATTGGTTCTTTAGCACCAGTGGAGCCCTTGTATCAATCGGTTCACAACAATGCGGTCAATGCGGCCCTGCGGGACCCACGGTTCAATCCGGTTGAGGATCGGGAGTTGCCGCTGATTGAAGTGGATGTGTCCGTGTTGAGTCCCATTCGCGATATTCCGTCCATAGCCGATTTCAAAATTGGCCAGCAGGGGATCATTCTTGCGAAGGGGCGGTATCGGGCGGTGTATCTTCCCGAAGTGGCAACCGAGCAGGGCTGGACGATGGAAGAGACGCTCGCATCGCTGAGCCAGAAGGCAGG